A single region of the Mycobacterium avium subsp. avium genome encodes:
- a CDS encoding vitamin K epoxide reductase family protein, translated as MTGAVATEATGLTPDSPAGPAVPALSAWSVLVAGVIGLVASVTLTLEKIDILLDPAYVPSCNINPILSCGSVMITPQASLLGFPNPLLGLVAFTVVVVTGLLAVTKVVLPQWYWMGLTAGLVVGAVFVHWLIFQSLYRIGALCPYCMVVWVVTIALLVVVASIAYRPALGDRRSGPGWLLFQWRWSIVALWFTAVFLLIMVRFWDYWSTLL; from the coding sequence GTGACCGGTGCGGTGGCGACGGAAGCGACCGGCCTGACCCCGGATTCGCCGGCCGGGCCGGCGGTGCCGGCGCTGAGCGCCTGGTCGGTGCTGGTCGCCGGGGTGATCGGCCTGGTCGCGTCGGTGACGCTGACGCTGGAGAAGATCGACATCCTGCTCGACCCGGCGTATGTGCCGTCCTGCAACATCAACCCGATCCTGTCCTGCGGGTCGGTGATGATCACGCCGCAGGCGTCGCTGCTGGGCTTCCCCAACCCGCTGCTCGGCCTGGTGGCGTTCACCGTGGTGGTGGTCACCGGCCTGCTGGCGGTGACGAAAGTTGTTCTGCCGCAATGGTATTGGATGGGACTGACGGCGGGTCTGGTGGTCGGCGCGGTGTTCGTGCACTGGCTGATCTTCCAGAGCCTGTATCGCATCGGCGCGCTGTGCCCGTATTGCATGGTGGTGTGGGTGGTGACCATCGCGCTGCTGGTGGTGGTCGCCTCGATCGCCTACCGCCCCGCGCTGGGGGACCGCCGGTCCGGCCCGGGCTGGCTGCTGTTCCAGTGGCGGTGGTCGATCGTCGCGCTGTGGTTCACCGCGGTGTTTCTGCTGATCATGGTCCGGTTCTGGGACTATTGGTCGACGCTGCTGTAG
- the rsmD gene encoding 16S rRNA (guanine(966)-N(2))-methyltransferase RsmD: protein MTRIIGGVAGGRRLAVPPRGTRPTTDRVRESLFNILAARRELTGLAVLDLYAGSGALGLEALSRGAATALFVESDPRAAAVIARNIDTLGLPGATLRRGAVAAVLAGGAATAVDLVLADPPYDVGAAGVDAVLAALAAHGWVRAGSVAVVERPAGSAPLSWPAGWSGWPQRVYGDTRLELAERL from the coding sequence ATGACCCGGATCATCGGCGGCGTGGCCGGGGGGCGCCGCCTCGCCGTGCCGCCCCGGGGCACCCGGCCCACCACCGACCGGGTCCGCGAATCGCTGTTCAACATCCTGGCCGCGCGCCGCGAGCTGACCGGCCTGGCGGTGCTGGACCTCTATGCCGGTTCGGGCGCCCTGGGTCTGGAGGCGCTCTCCCGCGGCGCAGCGACCGCGCTGTTCGTCGAGTCCGACCCGCGCGCCGCGGCGGTGATCGCCCGCAACATCGACACCCTGGGGCTGCCCGGTGCGACGCTGCGCCGCGGCGCGGTCGCGGCCGTGCTGGCCGGCGGCGCCGCGACCGCGGTCGATCTGGTGCTCGCCGATCCGCCCTACGACGTCGGCGCCGCCGGGGTCGACGCCGTGCTGGCGGCGCTGGCCGCGCACGGCTGGGTGCGCGCGGGCAGCGTCGCGGTGGTGGAGCGCCCCGCCGGCAGCGCGCCGCTGAGCTGGCCCGCCGGCTGGTCCGGTTGGCCGCAACGGGTATACGGCGACACTCGTTTGGAGCTGGCCGAGCGGCTGTGA
- the coaD gene encoding pantetheine-phosphate adenylyltransferase: MTGAVCPGSFDPVTLGHVDVFERASAQFDEVVVAILTNPAKKGMFDLDERIAMIEESTTHLSNLRVEAGQGLVVDFVRSRGMTAIVKGLRTGTDFEYELQMAQMNKHIAGVDTFFVATAPRYSFVSSSLAKEVAMLGGDVSELLPEPVNRRLREKLSGRS, from the coding sequence ATGACCGGCGCCGTGTGCCCCGGGTCGTTCGACCCGGTGACGCTGGGCCACGTCGACGTCTTCGAGCGCGCGTCGGCCCAATTCGACGAGGTGGTGGTCGCGATCCTGACCAACCCCGCCAAGAAGGGCATGTTCGACCTCGACGAGCGGATCGCGATGATCGAGGAATCGACCACGCATCTGAGCAACCTGCGGGTAGAGGCCGGACAGGGGCTGGTGGTCGACTTCGTCAGGTCGCGCGGCATGACCGCCATCGTCAAGGGCCTGCGCACCGGCACCGACTTCGAATACGAGCTGCAGATGGCGCAGATGAACAAGCACATCGCCGGTGTGGACACGTTTTTCGTCGCGACCGCGCCGCGCTATTCGTTCGTGTCGTCGTCGCTGGCCAAGGAGGTCGCCATGCTCGGCGGTGACGTGTCGGAGCTGCTGCCCGAACCGGTCAACCGCCGCTTGCGCGAAAAGCTTTCCGGGCGTTCCTGA
- a CDS encoding thiamine pyrophosphate-requiring protein codes for MTLDNPLDGPEAAADLIALLADEGVADFFINPGTDSAPIQEALAAARAAGTPSPRAVLCVHESVALAAAIGHHMASARPQAVMVHVDAGTLNLGCQLHNAQRNGTPVVVFAGRTPYSSAPDVRGHRDTHIHWQQEQLDQPAVMRNYAKWHMEVPRGRELAPIVRRAFQVAQSSPPGPAYVMLPREALMEPGGRALQRRLPPAVPPGPDPAALGRLAGILVAGQRVVIVTARTAADPAAATVLARIAEILGAPVIDQGDRANLPPGHPLHVTGDAAPLQDADTVLLLDSEVPWVPAQLAPPATARVVQIDADPVKPSMPLWSYPVEIALTADTRVALLLLEQTLLRLANDELREKWSTRRGAVESQVAQRRREAARRAESDSDADAPDAMLAALGGALPDDAVVVQEAVTNRPAVARQVRRPPGQLFDTGAPALGWALGGAFGIKLARPHAPVVAICGDGSFNFGVPTAALWSAHRYGAPFVTVVLNNHSYLASKTPVTELYPQGISVRDNDFPETRLTPETDYAVLARACGGSGRDVHTPAQMREAIGWALDEAGQGRCAVLDVRLPQT; via the coding sequence ATGACGCTAGACAATCCACTCGACGGACCCGAGGCGGCGGCGGACCTGATCGCGCTCCTGGCCGACGAGGGAGTCGCGGACTTCTTCATCAACCCCGGAACCGACTCGGCGCCCATCCAGGAAGCGCTCGCGGCGGCGCGCGCCGCCGGTACGCCCAGCCCGCGGGCGGTGCTGTGCGTGCACGAAAGCGTCGCCCTGGCGGCAGCCATCGGCCACCACATGGCCAGCGCCCGGCCGCAGGCGGTCATGGTGCACGTCGACGCCGGGACGCTGAACCTGGGCTGCCAGCTGCACAACGCGCAGCGCAACGGAACCCCGGTGGTGGTATTCGCCGGGCGCACCCCCTACAGCTCGGCGCCCGACGTCCGCGGCCACCGCGACACCCACATCCATTGGCAGCAGGAACAACTCGACCAGCCCGCCGTGATGCGCAATTACGCCAAGTGGCACATGGAGGTTCCGCGCGGGCGTGAGCTGGCCCCCATCGTCCGCCGGGCATTCCAGGTCGCCCAGTCCAGCCCGCCCGGACCGGCCTACGTCATGCTGCCGCGCGAAGCCCTGATGGAGCCCGGCGGCCGGGCGTTGCAGCGACGGCTGCCGCCGGCCGTTCCGCCCGGCCCCGACCCCGCCGCGCTGGGCCGGCTGGCCGGGATCCTGGTCGCCGGGCAGCGGGTGGTCATCGTCACCGCCCGCACCGCCGCCGACCCCGCCGCCGCGACCGTGCTGGCCCGCATCGCCGAGATCCTCGGAGCGCCGGTGATCGACCAGGGCGACCGCGCCAACCTGCCGCCCGGGCATCCGCTGCACGTCACCGGCGACGCGGCCCCGCTGCAGGACGCCGACACGGTGCTGCTGCTGGACAGCGAAGTGCCGTGGGTGCCCGCACAGTTGGCCCCGCCCGCGACGGCCCGGGTGGTGCAGATCGACGCCGACCCGGTCAAGCCGAGCATGCCGCTGTGGTCCTACCCGGTCGAAATCGCGTTGACCGCCGACACCCGGGTCGCGCTGCTGCTGCTCGAGCAGACCCTGCTGCGGCTGGCCAACGACGAGCTGCGCGAAAAGTGGAGCACCCGCCGCGGCGCGGTGGAATCCCAAGTGGCGCAACGCCGCCGGGAAGCGGCGCGCCGGGCCGAGTCCGACAGCGACGCCGATGCCCCCGACGCGATGCTGGCCGCGCTCGGCGGCGCGCTGCCCGACGACGCTGTCGTCGTCCAGGAGGCCGTGACCAACCGGCCCGCGGTGGCCCGCCAGGTGCGGCGGCCGCCCGGGCAGCTCTTCGACACCGGCGCACCGGCTTTGGGCTGGGCGCTGGGCGGCGCCTTCGGGATCAAACTGGCCCGGCCGCACGCACCCGTCGTCGCGATCTGCGGCGACGGTTCGTTCAACTTCGGAGTGCCCACCGCTGCGCTGTGGTCCGCGCATCGCTACGGCGCGCCGTTCGTGACCGTCGTGTTGAACAACCACTCCTACCTGGCCTCCAAGACACCGGTGACGGAGCTGTACCCGCAGGGAATCTCCGTGCGCGACAATGACTTTCCCGAAACTCGGCTGACCCCGGAGACCGACTATGCCGTGCTGGCCCGGGCCTGCGGGGGCAGCGGACGCGACGTGCACACCCCGGCGCAGATGCGCGAGGCCATCGGGTGGGCGCTGGACGAGGCGGGCCAGGGCCGGTGCGCGGTGCTCGACGTACGGCTGCCGCAAACCTAG
- a CDS encoding permease codes for MTTVLSAVGHALAVAGSMTWEILWALILGFALSAVVQAVVRRTTIVALMGDARPRTLAVSAGLGAASSSCSYAAVALARALFRKGADFTAAMAFEIGSTNLVVELGIILALLMGWQFTAAEFVGGPLMIVVLALLFRLFVRPRLVDAARAQAQRGIAGSMEGHAAMDMSVAGDGPFWRRLLSPAGFTAVSHVFVMEWLAILRDLVLGLLIAGAVAAWVPEKFWQSFFLVDHPGWSVLWGPIVGPLVAIVSFVCSIGNVPLAAVLWNGGISFGGVIAFIYADLLILPILNIYRKYYGTRMMLTLLGTFYAAMVAAGYLVELIFGTSGLIPAERAATVAEASVSWNYTTWLNVAFLVLALVLIVRFVRTNGLAMVRMMGGSPDPAEHRH; via the coding sequence ATGACGACGGTACTGTCGGCGGTCGGGCACGCCCTGGCCGTCGCCGGGTCGATGACCTGGGAAATCCTGTGGGCGCTGATTCTGGGGTTCGCCCTGTCGGCGGTGGTGCAGGCGGTGGTGCGCCGGACCACCATCGTGGCCCTGATGGGCGACGCGCGCCCGCGCACGCTTGCGGTGTCGGCGGGACTGGGCGCGGCCTCGTCGTCGTGCTCGTACGCCGCGGTGGCGTTGGCCCGTGCGCTGTTCCGCAAGGGCGCCGACTTCACCGCCGCGATGGCCTTCGAGATCGGTTCCACCAACCTGGTGGTGGAGTTGGGCATCATCCTGGCGCTGCTGATGGGATGGCAGTTCACCGCCGCCGAGTTCGTCGGCGGGCCGTTGATGATCGTAGTGCTGGCGCTGCTGTTCCGGCTGTTCGTGCGCCCGCGGCTGGTCGACGCCGCCCGCGCGCAGGCGCAGCGCGGCATCGCCGGGTCGATGGAAGGCCATGCCGCCATGGACATGTCGGTGGCCGGCGACGGCCCGTTCTGGCGACGGCTGCTCTCCCCCGCCGGCTTCACCGCGGTGTCGCACGTGTTCGTGATGGAGTGGCTGGCGATCCTGCGCGACCTGGTGCTGGGCTTGCTGATCGCCGGCGCGGTCGCGGCGTGGGTGCCCGAAAAGTTTTGGCAGAGCTTCTTTTTGGTGGACCACCCCGGCTGGTCGGTGCTGTGGGGACCGATCGTGGGCCCGCTGGTGGCGATCGTGTCGTTCGTGTGCTCGATCGGCAATGTGCCGCTGGCCGCGGTGTTGTGGAACGGCGGCATCAGCTTCGGCGGCGTGATCGCGTTTATCTACGCCGACCTGCTGATCCTGCCGATCCTGAACATCTACCGCAAGTACTACGGCACCCGGATGATGCTGACCCTGCTGGGCACGTTCTACGCCGCGATGGTCGCCGCCGGGTATCTCGTCGAATTGATCTTCGGCACAAGCGGTCTCATTCCGGCCGAGCGCGCCGCGACGGTGGCCGAGGCGTCCGTCTCGTGGAATTACACCACCTGGCTCAACGTGGCCTTCCTGGTGCTCGCGCTGGTCCTGATCGTTCGGTTCGTCCGCACGAACGGGCTGGCGATGGTGCGGATGATGGGCGGCTCCCCCGACCCCGCCGAGCATCGGCACTGA
- the sepIVA gene encoding cell division protein SepIVA, whose translation MYRVFEALDELSAIVEEARGVPMTAGCVVPRGDVLELIDDIKDAIPGELDDAQDVLDARDSMLSDAKTHAESMVSSATTESESMLNHARAEADRVLSDAKAQADRMVSEARQHSERMVAEAREEAVRIATAAKREYEASVSRAQAEADRLLENGNISYEKAVQEGIKEQQRLVSQNSVVEAAHAEATRLIDSAHAEADRLRGECDIYVDNKLAEFEEFLNGTLRSVGRGRHQLRTAAGTHDYAVR comes from the coding sequence GTGTATCGAGTGTTTGAAGCGCTGGACGAATTGAGCGCGATCGTCGAAGAAGCCCGTGGCGTCCCGATGACGGCCGGTTGCGTGGTGCCCCGCGGCGACGTGCTGGAGCTGATCGACGACATCAAGGACGCCATCCCGGGCGAGCTGGACGACGCCCAGGACGTGCTGGACGCGCGGGACTCGATGCTGTCCGACGCCAAGACGCACGCCGAATCCATGGTGTCCTCGGCGACCACCGAGTCCGAGTCGATGCTCAACCACGCCCGCGCCGAGGCCGACCGGGTGCTCTCCGACGCCAAGGCCCAGGCCGACCGGATGGTCAGCGAAGCGCGTCAGCACAGCGAGCGGATGGTCGCCGAGGCCCGGGAGGAGGCGGTCCGCATCGCCACCGCCGCCAAGCGCGAGTACGAGGCCAGCGTCAGCCGGGCCCAGGCCGAGGCCGACCGGCTGCTGGAGAACGGCAACATCTCCTACGAGAAGGCCGTCCAGGAGGGCATCAAGGAACAGCAACGCCTGGTGTCGCAGAACAGCGTGGTGGAGGCCGCCCACGCCGAGGCCACCCGGCTCATCGACTCGGCGCACGCCGAGGCCGACCGGCTGCGCGGCGAATGCGATATCTACGTCGACAACAAGCTCGCCGAGTTCGAGGAATTCCTCAACGGCACGCTGCGCTCGGTGGGCCGCGGCCGTCACCAGCTGCGGACGGCGGCCGGCACGCACGACTACGCGGTGCGGTAG
- a CDS encoding YceD family protein yields MTRQHSTSSVRGAAPRPASPMTFDITRLGRRPGAMVTLRTTVPSPARIGLDMIAIEAGAPLDLDLQVQSVSEGVLVTGSVTGPTVGECARCLTALDGEVRVRLTELFAYPDSTTEATTEEDEVGHIVDDTVDLEQSIIDAVGLELPFSPVCRPDCPGLCPECGVSLAAEPGHQHDRIDPRWAKLAGMFASDEARDER; encoded by the coding sequence ATGACGCGGCAGCACAGCACATCGTCGGTCCGCGGCGCAGCGCCCCGGCCAGCCTCCCCGATGACGTTCGACATCACCCGGCTGGGGCGGCGGCCCGGGGCGATGGTCACCCTGCGCACGACCGTGCCCAGCCCGGCGCGCATCGGGCTGGACATGATCGCGATCGAGGCGGGAGCCCCGCTGGATCTGGACCTGCAGGTCCAGTCGGTGTCCGAGGGCGTCCTGGTGACCGGCTCGGTGACCGGGCCCACCGTCGGCGAATGCGCGCGCTGCCTGACCGCACTGGACGGCGAGGTGCGGGTGCGGCTGACCGAACTGTTCGCCTACCCGGACAGCACCACCGAAGCGACCACCGAGGAGGACGAGGTCGGCCACATCGTCGACGACACCGTCGACCTCGAGCAGTCCATCATCGACGCGGTGGGCCTCGAGCTGCCCTTCTCGCCCGTGTGCCGGCCGGACTGCCCGGGGCTGTGCCCGGAATGCGGCGTGTCGCTGGCTGCCGAGCCCGGCCATCAGCACGACCGCATCGACCCGCGCTGGGCGAAGCTGGCGGGCATGTTCGCCTCCGACGAAGCCCGGGACGAGCGGTGA
- the rnc gene encoding ribonuclease III, with protein sequence MSSRQPLLDALGVELPDELLSLALTHRSYAYEHGGLPTNERLEFLGDAVLGLTITDALYHRHPDRTEGDLAKLRASVVNTQALADVARKLCDGGLGAHLLLGRGEANTGGADKSSILADGMESLLGAIYLQHGIDTAREVILRLFGALLDAAPTLGAGLDWKTSLQELTAARGMGAPSYLVTSTGPDHDKEFTAVVVVADTEYGTGVGRSKKEAEQKAAAATWKALDVLDPAAQTSA encoded by the coding sequence GTGAGCTCACGGCAGCCGCTGCTCGACGCCCTCGGGGTCGAGCTGCCCGACGAGCTGCTGTCGTTGGCCCTGACGCATCGCAGCTACGCCTACGAACACGGCGGGCTGCCCACCAACGAGCGGCTGGAATTCCTGGGCGACGCCGTGCTGGGCCTGACCATCACCGACGCGCTCTACCACCGCCACCCCGACCGCACCGAGGGAGACCTGGCCAAGCTGCGGGCCAGCGTGGTCAACACCCAGGCGCTGGCCGACGTCGCCCGCAAGCTGTGCGACGGCGGCCTGGGGGCGCATCTGCTGCTGGGGCGCGGGGAGGCCAACACCGGCGGCGCGGACAAGTCGAGCATCCTGGCCGACGGCATGGAGTCGCTGCTGGGCGCGATCTACCTGCAGCACGGCATCGACACCGCGCGCGAGGTGATCCTCCGGTTGTTCGGCGCGCTGCTCGACGCCGCGCCCACGCTGGGGGCCGGGCTGGACTGGAAGACCAGCCTGCAGGAGCTGACCGCGGCGCGCGGCATGGGCGCCCCGTCCTACCTGGTCACCTCCACCGGCCCCGATCACGACAAGGAGTTCACCGCGGTCGTCGTCGTCGCCGACACCGAATACGGGACCGGGGTGGGCCGCTCCAAGAAGGAGGCCGAGCAGAAGGCCGCGGCGGCGACCTGGAAGGCGCTCGACGTGCTCGACCCCGCCGCGCAGACGTCCGCCTAG
- the mutM gene encoding DNA-formamidopyrimidine glycosylase: MPELPEVEVVRRGLHSHVVGKTIGAVRVHHPRAVRRHEAGPADLTARLLGARITGTDRRGKYLWLLLDGRDTALVVHLGMSGQMLLGAVPRAEHVRISALLDDGTVLSFADQRTFGGWMLADLLEVDGSVVPEPVAHLARDPLDPRFDADAVVKVLRRKHSEIKRQLLDQQVVSGIGNIYADEALWRAKVHGARIADALTRKQLTAVLDAAADVMRDALAKGGTSFDSLYVNVNGESGYFDRSLDAYGREGESCRRCGAVMRREKFMNRSSFYCPKCQPRPRL, encoded by the coding sequence ATGCCCGAACTGCCCGAAGTCGAGGTGGTGCGCCGCGGCCTGCACTCGCACGTGGTGGGCAAGACGATCGGCGCGGTGCGGGTGCACCACCCCCGCGCGGTGCGCCGCCACGAAGCCGGCCCCGCCGACCTCACCGCCCGGCTGCTGGGCGCGCGGATCACCGGCACCGACCGGCGCGGCAAGTACCTGTGGCTGCTGCTGGACGGCCGCGATACCGCGCTGGTGGTGCACCTGGGCATGAGCGGGCAGATGCTGCTCGGCGCGGTGCCGCGCGCCGAGCACGTCCGCATCTCGGCACTGCTCGACGACGGCACCGTGCTCAGCTTCGCCGACCAACGCACCTTCGGCGGCTGGATGCTCGCCGACCTTCTCGAGGTGGACGGCAGCGTGGTGCCCGAACCCGTCGCGCACCTGGCGCGCGACCCGCTCGATCCCCGCTTCGACGCCGACGCCGTCGTAAAAGTCTTGCGGCGCAAGCACTCCGAAATCAAGCGCCAACTGCTCGATCAGCAGGTGGTGTCGGGCATCGGCAACATCTATGCCGACGAGGCGCTGTGGCGGGCCAAGGTGCACGGGGCGCGGATCGCCGACGCGCTGACCCGCAAGCAGTTGACCGCCGTGCTCGACGCGGCCGCCGACGTGATGCGTGACGCGCTGGCCAAGGGCGGGACCTCGTTCGATTCGCTGTACGTCAACGTCAACGGCGAATCCGGGTACTTCGACCGATCGCTGGACGCCTACGGCCGGGAGGGCGAAAGCTGCCGGCGCTGCGGCGCGGTGATGCGCCGGGAGAAGTTCATGAACCGCTCGTCGTTCTACTGCCCGAAATGCCAACCGCGCCCGCGGCTTTGA
- a CDS encoding PIG-L deacetylase family protein, with product MATVVAFHAHPDDEVVLTGGTIARAVAAGHRVVVVTATDGRVHNEDTDHRLDELRSSARILGAQRVECLGYADSGYGPLFYPDPPGRTRFGRADLDEAAGKLAGILRDEHADLLLSYQANGGYGHRDHVRVHHVGKRAAELAAVPRVLEVTMPREMLLRISDLAHLLRLPGPYEADIVGSAYAPRAAITHRINVFRFARQKRDAFAAHRSQIGRSGPAARLFGLLLRLPPQVFGALFSHEWFVDPALPTGTVRRDIFD from the coding sequence ATGGCCACCGTCGTCGCGTTCCACGCCCACCCGGACGACGAGGTCGTGCTCACCGGCGGCACCATCGCGCGGGCGGTGGCGGCCGGACACCGCGTCGTCGTGGTGACGGCCACCGACGGGCGGGTGCACAACGAGGACACCGACCACCGGCTCGACGAATTACGTTCGAGCGCAAGGATTCTCGGTGCACAGCGGGTGGAATGCCTCGGCTACGCCGACAGCGGCTACGGCCCGCTGTTCTACCCGGACCCGCCGGGGCGCACCCGGTTCGGGCGGGCCGACCTCGACGAGGCGGCCGGAAAGCTGGCCGGCATCCTCCGCGACGAGCATGCCGACCTGCTGCTCAGCTACCAGGCCAACGGCGGTTACGGCCACCGCGATCACGTCCGGGTGCATCACGTCGGCAAGCGGGCCGCCGAACTCGCCGCCGTCCCGCGGGTGCTCGAGGTGACGATGCCGCGCGAAATGCTGTTGCGCATCAGCGATCTGGCGCACCTGCTGCGGCTTCCCGGGCCGTACGAAGCCGACATCGTCGGCAGCGCGTACGCCCCGCGGGCCGCGATCACCCATCGCATCAACGTCTTTCGCTTCGCCCGCCAGAAGCGGGATGCCTTCGCCGCGCACCGATCCCAGATCGGGCGTTCCGGCCCGGCCGCCCGGCTGTTCGGGCTGCTGCTGCGACTGCCGCCGCAGGTGTTCGGCGCGCTGTTCAGCCACGAATGGTTCGTGGACCCGGCGTTGCCGACGGGCACCGTGCGCCGCGATATCTTCGACTGA
- a CDS encoding OsmC family protein, which yields MAELWVERTGTRRYTGHSSRGARVLIGSEDVDGVFTPGELLKIALAACSGMASDAPLARRLGDDYRAVIRVSGAADREQERYPLLEETLELDLSGLSDEDRQRLLLVVHRAVDQVCTVGRTLTSGTTVNFEIAAGAGHAGA from the coding sequence ATGGCCGAACTTTGGGTGGAGCGCACCGGAACTCGCCGCTACACGGGACACAGCTCGCGCGGAGCCCGGGTGCTGATCGGCTCCGAGGACGTCGACGGCGTGTTCACCCCCGGCGAGCTGCTCAAGATCGCGCTGGCGGCCTGCAGCGGGATGGCCAGCGATGCCCCGCTGGCCCGTCGGCTGGGCGACGACTACCGGGCGGTCATCCGGGTCTCCGGCGCCGCCGACCGCGAGCAGGAGCGCTATCCACTGCTCGAGGAGACGCTGGAGCTGGACCTGTCGGGGTTGAGCGACGAGGACAGGCAGCGCCTGCTGCTGGTGGTCCACCGGGCCGTCGACCAGGTGTGCACGGTCGGGCGCACGCTCACCTCGGGCACCACGGTCAACTTCGAGATCGCCGCCGGGGCCGGCCATGCCGGAGCCTGA
- a CDS encoding acylphosphatase gives MPEPDARLTAWVHGHVQGVGFRWWTRCRALELGLTGYAANQPDGRVLVVAQGPRPAGEKLLELLRGGTTWPSRPGRVDKVVADWSAPQERFEGFVER, from the coding sequence ATGCCGGAGCCTGACGCCCGGCTCACCGCCTGGGTGCACGGGCACGTCCAGGGCGTGGGTTTTCGCTGGTGGACGCGGTGCCGGGCGCTGGAATTGGGGCTGACCGGCTACGCGGCCAACCAGCCCGACGGGCGGGTGCTGGTGGTCGCCCAGGGGCCGCGGCCGGCCGGCGAGAAGTTGCTGGAGCTGCTGCGGGGCGGCACGACGTGGCCGTCGCGGCCCGGGCGGGTGGACAAGGTGGTCGCCGACTGGTCGGCGCCGCAGGAGCGGTTCGAGGGATTCGTCGAGCGCTGA